The stretch of DNA AGTGGCTAAGACTGAAGAATCTTCTTTAGCTATTCAACAAAATCTTAGCTAAATTGTATACCTCTCCATTTGTGTCTATCAATGGTAAATTAACGGATGAAAAGTGAGCCCCAGCCGCAGCAGAGATCCGCGGCATCCTGCTTGATAAATCCTAGCCTCCTAGGTAAACCCCGAAGAAAGCAATTTCAGGGGGCAAAATGTTGCAAAAAAAATACTGTGATTTGCTTTGCTacacttaaaaaattttctgtGGTTTAAGAACCTGGCAAACCCTCTATGTGTATAGCACACAGAGCATCTCAAATATTCCTGAAAGTTTGAATCAGTTTAATTCAGCACGAATGGCAGTGTCTCCAGACCCATATGCAATAGCACGTCTCCATCAAAAACAGTAAGCACACTCAAAGAGAAGTCTTAAACACCAATTTGGTTCAGGAATTCCATAAAATCACCACAAAACAAGATAatccaattaaattcaataCACAACTGTAAGCTTCAAAGTTAAGCCAATCCAATCAAAACAGATTAACATAGCCTGCTACCCGTAAATGAATCACAATTCTCATGAAAgatacagaaaaaaaaaaaatcaaaaggatGTTATGAGGTAAAGCCAATGAGTGATTTCAAACTAAATTGAGTTAACCTGGATTCAAAATGCATAGATTTCAAATGGAAATGAATATAAATCAAAGTGAATTTCATTCCAAACATGCATTCAAAACtcataaaaagttaaaaacaaaaTGATTATATAATAAAGGGCGAATTTTTTTCGCAAAAAGTTGACATTTCTACTATACCCAATTGATATTAAGATAAAAAGTGAAGAACTTTAGCGTGTACGGACCTGAAGGCGGGTTGTAAGATACTGAAAACGAAAGAAGGCTATGAAATCCGACAAGGCCATTGTGTGAAGTAACCAAAAATCAAAGAACTCTTAGacggagagaaagagaaagagaaagaggagtTGTAGCAGTTTCAGAGAATAAAGGGGTATCGAATTtcaattaaagttttaaaatttaaatttttttgtttacacACGGAAAAATAGGAGAGTTAGAAAGAGGATAATTATGATGCAGCAGAGCAGAGATTCAAAGGCACCGTttggtttctttaatttaattacttacCTTTGTGAATTGAAGGAATGGGTTAGACACTTAGACTTCTCTCTGTATTTGTGGAACTCATACTCAGATTCAGATTGGATTGGTCCCCTACATTATAGGGCTGTATCTTAACTAACATTTTGCAACAAAAGGAAGCTTCTTAAGTTCCAATAGAAAACCATAATCAATTTTAGGATAATCTTAAAAGGGTAAAACTTAGGTGTAGCTGAAATAGTTAaagtcgttagatgaaaatttaatcaaatcaattaaatcatttaacagttatcaacttcatgtgaagtcgaTTACACTTTTCACCTCTTAAAAGTGTTGTAGATTTGTAAAGTCAAAAATCTAAGggtcattaattttttatctctttgtttTATAAACTTTTCTCATTTTGATTaatctaaatttctaattatatattctttaatttataatttttattaagtatTGTATGAGTTTGATTAATCTATTTAAGATAGAAGAAAATTTAGGATatcagtatttttattaaaatttggtccGTACTTAATGAGTAAGAGAAAAAACGAATAATCTCACACTATTAGATATAATCtcatactattaaaaatattaataatgactACAAATCATAAAACTTGCTAGTCCTTTAGCACTCTTCTTAAAataattatgaattttttttgctataaatatatttttttattctaccaACTGTTTAAATTTAgaggattttaatttttattgtataataaaaaaaattgatagtgACATAACTTTAAAATTcgttaaaaaatcttaaaatctcaaaatatctctctatctctctttctctctctaatttatcaattttttattttagacaaatttaattttgtggtgataaaataattataaaagtaaaatgTCTTAGTACTgtctaaaaatttatattgtttaTTGTGTCTATTTTTGTTAACAAAAGTGTTCATATTGAATACTATTTCAGTCTTTCAgacattaattatttttaaactataacataaaaaaatccaTAAGGAAATGACACAAATTAGagacaagaaaatataaaattatttcacactattttttctttaagtTGGAGaccaaaattatataaattcccgaaaacctattttttatttttattctgcCCTAATTACCAAACTGAGATATATTCTTGTATATTACTTGTTTGTAGGAATTTTAAGGTTTATTTGTCTCTTTGTTGCTGCATGATAGAGCGCTTTATTTTACTCTAAATTGCAGAAGCTTCGATCCATGAAGCCTCTATTGAGTTGGTTATAAATGAGCTCACTGAATTTGGGATTATAGATGTCAAATGGTGGCCAATTATAGTGTCAACAGAACTTTGAATATTTAACTCTAAATTTTACTTCAAATGATTTTATCCGCCATAGTTTTAATCATATAGATTTCGAAACAAAATGATAATGGTTTCTACTTTTCCTAGCTCAAAGAGTCTAGGACCAAATGATGCCACACTTTCATCTTGACtattacttattttattccTAAAGTGTAATAGTAAGCCAAGAAAACTTGAAAGGGTTAAgggaaataaagaaaataaaatcacaagATTAAAGAGGtaggaaaagaaaggaaaacttAGTTCCATGATAGGAATCAATTATATGGTTAACactattagaatttagaaatgTTGGCCTCAAACTCTTCTCTGCTGCAAAATTTCAGCAGTTATAAAATACAAGAGtcctatttttcttattttgcttttCATGTCCTAGTGTTCTTCTTGCCTCTGAAAAACTTGGCAAAATTTGGGATTACCTTCTTTCTAGTCTTAACCGGGAAAGGACTAACAAGCCGAGTCGCAGCCGGCGAAGAGGACTTTTGAAACTTCATTCTCCTGGCAGGAGTTATGCTGCCATTGGATTTGAAGCTCCTTCTAGACATGGCTCTCTGGAAGTTCTTGGAATTACTTCTTTCACGTTTCCTTGGCCAATTCTCAAACTCTTCACTACTAACCCTTCTTGCAAGAAACTTCTCTTCTGCTTGCTTTTCCATCAATTTGGTCTCCTTAAGTTCTTTCTGAgctatttttgttttcattagtATTTCTCTCTCACTGGCCTTGAAAGCTTCAATCCATGCCTGAGCTGCCTCTACTTTCTTATCAGCAATTTCCTCGGCCGCAGAGGCGTGATTGGTTAAGTACTCATACTCAAATTTTGAGATAGTAATCACAGAACCATGCTGTGATGATGAAGCTCTTTCTCTCATTGTGTTCTCAGCAAGTGTCTTCAGCTTCTCTAAGGCTAAAGCCTCTGAAGTTTTTGCTACTTCTAGCTCTTGCATGGCGTCTCGCAATCTTTCCTCAGTGATGTCAATCTCAGACTCAATCTTTTGTATCTCTGCACTGGTGGCTGTAACCTCTTGACTTATCAGATCCTTTTCCTTCTTTGCATCGTCCCGTTCAGTCTTGAGATTATCAAGGGTATGTGTTAGACTCATGAGTATGGATTTGGCCTTCTGTTCAGCTGCAGACACAGATTCTAGTTTAGATTTTGCTCTTAAGAACTTGGAATTCAGATTAAGAACTGTTGAATCAACttttccttcttccttctttaagCGAACCGTCTCGGCTGTGACATGATTCAACTCATTTCTTATGACATCCATAGACACCATAAACTGAAAACCTTCTTCTTTAATCAAAGCCAGTTCTTTCTTTGCTGCTTCcaattcttcttttatattttgtgacATCATAGCAGTGCCTTCTGATTCCTCTTCCTTCGCGAAACCTGCTTCAAATTGCTTAATACCTTCATCTCCTTTAGCCCTCTTCTCATTTTCTTTAACTGAGTTCAACTCATTCTGCAAGAGTTCAACATCTGACATAGTCACAGCTAATTTCTTTTCAAGCTCTTTGGATTCCTCTATCTCTTCAATGGCCTGCTTCATTTTCTTCCTCATGCTTTCCAATTTCGCCTCATGCTCATTCGCTTCCTTTCTTCTTTGTGCTTCAATTTCTTCCAACTCTTTCAAGGCTTCAATCCTTGCAATTTCAGCAAGAACTTGCTCTTCATTGGCTTCCTCAATCTCCTTCCTAAGCCCTTCTGCAGTTCTTGAACAATTCATCATCTTGGAGCTTGATTCCTCGAATTCTTTCTCGGCTCTGGACTTCTGCTCCAACACAGAAGCCACATCAAGCTTAAGCTTGAATAAATCCCTCTTAACACATTCCAACTCTCTCATCACATTAGCATACTCATGATGCTCATTCCTTTTTACAACCAATGCACCATCTtggttctttctcctcctctctAGTGTTGCTATGTCTCTCATTTGCATCTTCGCCTTGTTACTCGATTCCTCGATCAAAGAAGACAGACTTTTCACTGTCTTCTTCGCATTAGAAAGCTCGGATTCTGCCCGAGCTTTCGCAGATTCTGCTGTCCATCTGCTCTCTTTATACCGGCCAATATCGTTTTTCACTTTGTGTAGCTCTCTTGTTCTTGAAGGTGGCTTCTGAGAAACACGTGatggaaacaaaaaaaacaagttACAACATATTAAACTTTAATCAAACAACATGAAGAGaggttttaacttttaatttagtATATTGTGTTATAAATTCTAAACATACCAATGAAGGAGCATTATCAGTACCAGCAAGCCTTTCATCATACAAGTTAACTGCATCTTTAACTGATCCAGCTCCTCTTCTATTACCAAGCCTTGTGCCATCCATCTAgagctgaaaaaaaaaaatgcaaatccAAAACTGAAAGGTTTATATAATTCAGATCACTATAATGCAGTAGCATTTATTAGAAATTCCAACCCCCAACATAAAGCAAAAGTTTTCTTTTTTGGtgtctttaatttctgctatcTGAACATTCTACTATGTCACATTTATGTACTAGAGTAGTAAAACATCACAAAGGGAATCATATGCCATACCTGATTCTGTTTCTTAGAATCTGCtgaaacaaaaatcaaatttttgtgaAGAATTTCTAAGCTCAAATACAAAAAGAATAATGGATGCAAGATGGCATAAGATGGAGGGAGTTTCAATGACTGGCTGGTATTGGACATATCGCTACCTATCCatttatgattatttaatttctatttagaTTTTTCCAAAATTCCATTACACGTTTTACAGAGTCATTAATTTTTGTTCTAGGGACCACCTAGATTTCACTTTCACTAGTTTTGTCTGGTTTTATAATAGTAAAGAGTCCCTTCACTTAAAAACTGAAAACTTGTGCCAACCAATGCTTTTGTTATGTAAAATATATAACTTTCTGATGTTTACTATTTCAGATATCTTGAAGAATGTTATTGTCTTATTGATTTGTCTTCCaacaagaaagagaacaatcaAATCATGGATCAAATAGAGCATGCAAAATGTTTGCTCTGTACAACAAACTTATTTATCAAACTCAAGACTTCATTCTAACTCTTGAAATTTATGTAAATTTATCAACTTTGGACCAAAACTGTGAACTTAATTTGAGAGTAATTGTCTTGTGAAAACCAGACAAGTCATACAACAAGAACTGATTAAGAATTAAGATGACTATGTTTTTTGTCTTTTTGATGAGGCTTTCCATTTGGGCAGAAGACTTGTGACATTTTCTAAAGTTGTCTTGTCGTTAAGGAAAAACCATGGCTTTACCACAAAGGAATCTTATGGCTTAAGGATAATCCACATCTTCAAATACGGATCTATTAAATTGAGTCTTCTACATGTGACAACCAATGTGGCCATGCatttataataagaaaaaaaaaagaaggaccAATGTGGCCATGCAtttatattaagaaaaaaaaaggaggggCCCTTTGCAGTTTGCAATAATAACACAAGGTGGATTGGGCTATCCGGCTATTTAAAAGTCACTGCTTTTGTCTTCATCTAAAgacttaaaagttaaaaccattcaaaatatgaaaaacgttctgacaaaaaaaaagtttttacaGTTCTACTTCTATAATTACATTCAAgcagttaatataaaaaataattatttttattaatataatattacataattaaatgtatataaaattaatttatataaaatatcacaaaattaaattcttagaaCAATTATGAAATTTTATACCTATGTATGATGATAAATACATGAATACAATACTAGGAGTTAAACAATTAGAAGAAAATTGTGATGAATTATATTTGTCCAGCAGAAAAATAAGTGGAATTTTCCTCTTATTTTTAAACCTAAACAACAATTTTTAAACCATAAtaatcagtaaaaaaaaaaaattggaatttaATTGTGAtagtaaaatagtaaaaaaaggACCGCGAAGGAAGCAAAAGTCATGTGAGATGTTACCGACTTCGCAGACATTTGAAGATTCACCGGGACTCAACTCAACTCAGCTCAACGCATAGATCTCTTACCTTCTTCGCTTAATCAATGGCTTCTCTCATCAGAAACCGTTAAATTTTCTCATCTGAGATTTCCGAGTACATTAGGAGGAAACTAAAATGGACGTGGAGAGATCGTCGCTGTGCAACTGCGTTGTCAACTTCCTCTTGGAAGAGAACTACCTTCTCACGGCGTTCGAGCTCCTCCACGAGCTTCTCGAAGACGGCCGCGACCACCACGCAATCCGCCTCAAGCAGTTCTTCTCCGATTCCTCCCTCTTCCCTCCCGATCAAATCTCCCGCCTCAATTCTCTCCGAGGTATACCTTCTCAAATTCTGATTCGATCTCAAATTCAGCTTCTGAATCCCTAATTTCtccattgtttttttttctgaaatgtTAGCAGAGAGTGAAATGTGTGTTGATCTTGACTTTTGACTTAGTAGTGACTAGTGAATGCAGCTGGAACTCCGAAAATTCAGTTACAATAACTAACTTctttaactaactaactaacaggTTGACTTATCGTACCGTACATTTAGATAAATGTAGTAATTCTGAACTCTAGGATATACTTTTTGGTGGGAAAAGAATTTGATTTGAGGTGCGAAATCGAACAGAAGTTAAATTAACATGCTGGATTTTGCTGCTAAACTAATGTTGAGTGATGTGGAAACTGTTGGCATTGAAGCTTCGAAtactaatagtaaaaaaatgagTTCTCTGTTTCTGAAAGTACCCGACTGAAGATTTTTCTTAAGCTAACTGATTCACATAAGGTTCAGTATCAGTTTCCTTTGCGCTATGGAGCAGTGACTGTTGTGTCCTCGGTGAGATTTTACAAGGGGCAAAAAAGCATGTGCCAGGGGTCCTATTCCCGGGGTTCTCTTTTGACTATTTCCCTATTTAATTTGTGAGAAAGAACAGCAGAGCAGTACTAGAGAAGCATTGTATACAGCTTGATAAAGGAACGAGTTATGCAACACAGAAATTACAAAAGCAATCCTGATAAGTGATAAGTGATGCAGGGAATGTATACTTTCATAGATTCTGCCTTTTATAtgtaaaagaatagaagaaataTCCGGCTTCTATTGGGTAGAAATAAAATAGCAAACTGGGAAGGACAGTGCATAGNNNNNNNNNNNNNNNNNNNNNNNNNNNNTCCCCTCTCTAGATCAATGCCAATTCTTTCATCTGAATTACACGTGTATGACATGGGATATATAATGAAGTGATGATAGTGTGTAACTGCATACTGCTAAGGAGAGTCATCTGGGTGAATCCTGTTCTTCTTTCGTCTTGGATTATACTAACTGgttgttttaataaatttatatttcattacaataagatgagaagacaagGCATTTTTTCCATGTATTTGTAATTTTTGGATAACACTTTCTCTTCTGCATTTTCATTTTTGCAAAGCAGTGGCAGATCCTCAAAGTTTGCTGGAAGAGAAAGAAGCAGCAGAGGAGAAGTTAGCTATTAGTGATTATGAGCTGCGTTTGGCTCAAGAAGACATCTCAAAGCTCAAAACTGAATTGCAGAAAAAGGCAGAAAGTCATAATGGACTGAATGGTATTTTTCTTAACCTTTTTATCCTTTATATTTTTCGTGATATCCATTTGAGTGTTATATGATGCAACTTGTTAAGACTTGTGATATTCTCCAGTTGCATATTCCTTTTTGCATATGATTCCATTGTATTCTATGTTTTGCATACTTCAATTTTGGATGCAGCTGCGCAGTCAAGAGATGTTTCACTAAATGATGGgcaacaaattcaagaacaaaagaaaaatacttcCTTCATTGATTTGGGTCCGTTAAAGGATATCGAACGTCAAGATCTTAATTGTGCTGTAAAGGAATACTTGCTTATGGCTGGATACCGTCTAACTGCAATGACATTTTATGAAGAGGTTGGTAATGATGTATTGGTTCCTCCCCCCtccctaaaaaaaaaaactccccTTCTTTTCTGTGGCAACCTTTTATCCTCCTTCTTCCCATACATCTTCTTTTATTGTACTCTATCTTGTAGTTCTTATAAGAAAATGATGTTCCTTTGTTGTTTGAGAATAGGAATGACTCTTTTAA from Arachis duranensis cultivar V14167 chromosome 4, aradu.V14167.gnm2.J7QH, whole genome shotgun sequence encodes:
- the LOC107486921 gene encoding protein PLASTID MOVEMENT IMPAIRED 2, yielding MDGTRLGNRRGAGSVKDAVNLYDERLAGTDNAPSLKPPSRTRELHKVKNDIGRYKESRWTAESAKARAESELSNAKKTVKSLSSLIEESSNKAKMQMRDIATLERRRKNQDGALVVKRNEHHEYANVMRELECVKRDLFKLKLDVASVLEQKSRAEKEFEESSSKMMNCSRTAEGLRKEIEEANEEQVLAEIARIEALKELEEIEAQRRKEANEHEAKLESMRKKMKQAIEEIEESKELEKKLAVTMSDVELLQNELNSVKENEKRAKGDEGIKQFEAGFAKEEESEGTAMMSQNIKEELEAAKKELALIKEEGFQFMVSMDVIRNELNHVTAETVRLKKEEGKVDSTVLNLNSKFLRAKSKLESVSAAEQKAKSILMSLTHTLDNLKTERDDAKKEKDLISQEVTATSAEIQKIESEIDITEERLRDAMQELEVAKTSEALALEKLKTLAENTMRERASSSQHGSVITISKFEYEYLTNHASAAEEIADKKVEAAQAWIEAFKASEREILMKTKIAQKELKETKLMEKQAEEKFLARRVSSEEFENWPRKRERSNSKNFQRAMSRRSFKSNGSITPARRMKFQKSSSPAATRLVSPFPVKTRKKVIPNFAKFFRGKKNTRT